Genomic DNA from Streptomyces sp. GS7:
CGTGAGAACCGGCCGGGTGGAGTAGTCCTCGCAGGGTTCTTCACTGTCCGGGCTGTACATGAACTCGGCCAGGGAGGGGTGTGGTTGGCCGTGGCCAGGGGCAGCCACGGCGCCGCTACCGGACACCGGATGCGGTACGCCGATTCGGCCGAGGCCGCGTGGAACGTGATGATGCCTGAGGACCGCGCCGGGGATCGGCAGGTGGTCGGGCCGGGGTTACCCGGTGGTGTGCAAAGTTTGTGCCTGTCCGGGCGTTTGTTGGGGCGCAGTTCGGGAAACGCGGTGGTCATGTCTTTCTTGAGCAATGTGAAGCGTATGCGGGCAGAGCGGATCGAGCAGCGTCGTGCGGAGGCCATGTTGGCAGCGGTGGCCCGGGGCGCTACCCCTGAGCAGGTACAGCGCGCCGGAGAGCGGGCAGCGTGGGGCAACACCAACGCCGCCATTGCCGGCTCGGTCGCGGCCGGCGTCAGCTCGATCAATACCTGACCCGAACCCTGAGGTGACAACTCCCGGTGAGCCCGAGCGCCTGGCACGTGCCGTGGGCGCAGCGGCCACCCTTACCTCCGGCACGGGCTGCTGAGCGTTACGGAGCGGAGCCCCTCTGGTGGCCGGCAGGTACGCGGAGGCAGCAGGTGCAGGGCGAAGGGCCGTTGCAGATGGCGAGCAAGTGGCCGCTGTGGGTAGGGGGTTCCGCCGGCGGCGGGCAGCCTCGAAGACCTGCGCAAGGAAGCGCCGCCGTATTCCAGCTTCGCCCGCACCAGCCGTAGTTGGCTCAGAAGCTCCTCGCCGTACCTCGCCTCGCGCGGTGTGATGGGCACCCCCGGCGGCTCACGCCAGGCCCCAGGCTCGCACCGCCCCGAGCACGCCGAGCCGAAGCCGTCGGGGAGCCCGCGTCCAGTCCGGAAGTCCCCGGCTTGCGCTTCATCCTGACTTCATCGATATTTCAACGCCTTCCGCGACAGTGGCGAAGCGACATGCCAACAGTCAGTCGCGTATCCACGTCGTTGACATGCGTCCGTAGATGCGCGCTTGGAATGAGTGAACGGGGTCCCGATGGATGATCTGTTGCACAAGCTGGTTTCCGGGGTCATCACCGGTGGGCTGCTTGCCTTGGTGGGTGCTTTGAGCATGGCCGCACGCAGGCGGAGGGCTGCCCGCGAGGAGGGTGCCGCGTCGGCTTCGATGGAAGCGCAGCCGGGCGCTGCCGCACCGGGCCGAGCGACTGGTCAACAGCCTCGCTGAGTCGGTCGGTTCGCGACGGCAGGCGGCAGGCGGCAGGCGGCAGGCGGCGGGCTGGGCGGCAGGCGGTCGCGGGCAGGGGCAGGCAGGAGCGCCGGCGCGGTCGGCGACCGGGCGGCCGGACCGTCGGTCGGCGGTCGGCCGGTCGGGCCGCCCGAGGTCGGTTGTTGAGTGCCGGTCACGGCCTTGGCATCGACTCGGTATCGGCCGGTGCCGAAACGCCGACGTGAACCGCTTGCCGTCGCCGGTTCAGGCCTGCTGTCTTGGTCTCCAGGGAAAGGTGTATTCATGGCCAAGCTGATGGTGTTGCTCATCGGCGTCGCGGTGGTTTTCGCGGCGGTCGCATTCAAAGGCGGCAATCCGCTGGTGGGTGTCGTGTTCGTCCTGGTTGCGGCCGCCCCGGTCGTCTACCTCGGTTACCTCGTGGCGAACAGAGGCAGGGCCGGCACAGCGGCCGCCCAGGCCGTGCAGCCGCAGCAGCGCCGGCGGCAAACGCTGTTCCTTCGGGTGACCGCGCTGGTCATGGTGGTGGCGGTCGGCTACGGCGTCTACTGGGTGATGTTCGAGCCGAAGGCCAACGACAAGGCGCTGAGCCGCGTCTCCGACTTCGAGACGGGGTGCGGCGACGGCATGGCCCGCAAGTACTTCCCGCAGGCGGCCGACCACACCGGCGCGGGCCCGCACCCGATCGCGATGTTCAGCATCAGCGAGTCCGGTTCGCCCAGCCAGGTCTTCCCGACCTCCGGCTCGCCGGACTACTGGAGCGGCAACAGTCTCGACCCGCACCGGGTCCAGCTCATTGCCTGCCTGGACTCTCCCGACGAAGGGGAGTACCTGACCGACTGCAAGTTCACCACGGACAGCATCAAGTTGTACCGCGGCGTGTACGACATGACCGTGTACGAGGCCAGGACGGGCAAAAAGGTCGGGAGCGAGCAGCTGCGCGGCAGCGGAAAGCCCAACTGCCCGGGACTGGTCTACCTCAAGAGGGGCACCGACAAGCTCCACACCGAGCCGGAATTCGCCGACTACCAGGCGGTGTTGCGCAAGTACGTCGACAGCTGAACGACCGGTAGCCCGCCTCCCCGGCCGCACGCTCGCGCGGTGGTTCGCCCGGAGATCGTCGCGGGCTTCTGGGTCGGTTCGTCGCGAGCAGCAAAGTGGTGGTCGTCCTCTCCGCCTCCTTGCGGTAGTGCGGTGTGTTGGCGGATCAGCTTCCTGATGGCAGGCGCGTTGTGTTTCGGGGTTCTTCCTCACCGGCTTCCGGTGCGTCGTAGGAGAAGTCGTATCCGGTGAAGTCGGTGACCGGGACGTATCCGATGCGTTGGTAAAGGTCGTTGCTGGTGGGGTTGGCCGGGTCCGTGAACAGGACCACGTCCGTCGCGCCTGCGGTCAGCGCGGCCCTGCTGACCTCGACCGTCACGGCGCCCGCGTAGCCGTGGCCCCGGAGGTGGGCCGGGGTGTAGACGGGGTCCACCCGGATCATGCCGCCGACCATCGAAGTCGAGCCCGCCATGGAGACGGGAGTGCCGTCCGGGTTCTCCCAGAACGTGAAGTGTTTGTCGGCGAAGCGTGAGTCGGCCCAGGAGCCGGCGTCTATGGAGGGGGCCTCTCCGACGGTGGCGACGAACTCACCGCACCACCGGATGAGTTGCTCATGGTCCTGCGGGTCCACGACTCGACCCCGGCCATCTGGGCGCGGCTTCGGTGGGGTGAGCGTGCCGAGACGGTAGAGACGGCCCCGCCAGCTGGGTACCGACGCTGCGCCTGTGTGCCGCTGCCATGTCTCGACGAAAGCGGTGGCGGTGTCGTGGTCCGCGGTGACGCCGGAGACGGGGTGGCCGAGGTCGGCCAGGTGGGCGGCGAGGGAGCCGGCCTGCTCGGGAGAGAGGGGTGTCAGGGTCAGGCGGTGGGACGGAGGGCGGTAAAAGATGGCGCGGACCTCGTCCCCAGACTCCAGTTGGCCGAATAGGGTGGCTTCGGCGCCGAATGCGTCCGCCCAGCGTGTTCGCATTTTCTCGATCACCGTCAGCGGCGTGGTGTGCAGGGCGGGGCGCGAGCGCAGGAAGTCCCCGGCTCGGGCGAGGAAGTCGTCGACGTCTTCGGTGAGGTGCCAGTCATCCGGACGCATGCTTCATGATTGCTGATGTATCCGACTCGGGGGAGCACTTGCTCAGAGTTGAGCCGTCGTCGCCCCGACTGGTCCACCAGCCCATCGTGCACTCGACTTCCACGGTGGGGCAGGACGACGAAGCCTTTACGCGATGGAGTGCTCGAACGCGCGGCCCGCTGGACTGCCGCCATCATCTGCGGCAGCGGAGCACCACACTCCCGGCAGCACCGCCGAGCCGTCCCGCCCGCCCCCACAACCCAGATCATCCAGCCGTACACATCTCACGGCCACGGATCAACAGCACCTCCTGGGGCTGGGCAGCGCAGCCACGGATGGACGCGTGGTCAGAAGGGCCCCTGAATTCCGGACCCACTGACTGGGGGAGGGGAGGGGCAGTAGTGGTTGATGAGGCCCGCGTGCTGATCGCCCCGGGCGTCGCGGTGCGAGTCGGGGTGGTCGAGCCGGGGGCGACGTCCGTGCAGCAGGAACGAGGCGATGCGGGACGTCATGCGACCAAGGCTAGCCTTCATGGGATGCTCCTTCGCTCGAAAGGTCGACAACCCGAGGGTACAAAACGTAGGCCGGACGCAAGATGATCTGAGCCACTTCTGAGAATGCGCCTCCTGCGGCCTGGCCACGCAATTCGCCCTGGGTGCCGTGTCGCGGGTGGGACACCACCGTCTCCTATGAGGCGGCCAGCGGAGCTGCCCCGTCCCCAAGTCCCGTAGTGGCATGGAGGGTTCACGAGAGGGGAGCGTGGGTCACATGCGCGCTGCCGACGCACTTCCTGGCCGAGCAGCGGTCGCCCGTGAGAAGGTGTCGACGGCTCCATGCCGTTGCGCCGGGCGGAGCCGGGCACCCCAACGCGAGTAGTTCGGCGGGCAATTGGAGAGGCCTTCGGGTCAGACTCCGACTATGTCGATCCGATACCCGCAGCTCCTGAGTCCTGGTGACACGGTTGCCGTCACCTCTCCTTCGAGCGGGGTCGGTGGGGAGATGCGCGAGCGTCTGGAGGTGTCGATCCGCGCGGTGAAGGCGCGTGGTTACGAGGTGGTGTGCTGACCGGGGTCGCGACCCTGCACGGGAACAACCTGATGGACACCCCCTATCGGGCGCCCGAGGGGCTGCTGTCGTGGCCGGACATCGTCTCCGCGCCAGAGGGAAGTCGATTCGTCCAGACCCCGCCGGGCCGCCATCGGACCGGCGGTTGGGTCGACTACCGCATCTTCCCGGACGTGGCGGAGTACACACTGAACACCGTGGGCGCATGGACCCGGCTGGATGCCGATGGCGATGTGGAGGTTGACGGGCGCCTGATAGGCGGCTGCATCGAAACGCTGTGCAACGTGGCGGGAACGCCCTACGGTGACGTCGCAGCGTTCGCCCGGGCTCACGCCCCCGAGGGGCTGCTGGTCTATGTAGAGGCAGCTGGCGACGACGCTTTCACGGTCTGCCGCAACCTCCACGGGATGCGCCTGGCCGGTTTCTTCGACGCCGCGAACGCCGTCCTCGTCGGCCGGACCTCGGCACCCGACAACGACTCGCTCACCCAGCACGAGGCTGTGTGGGACGCGCTCGGGCCACTTGGCGTGCCCGTCATCGCCGATGTCGAGTGTGGCCACGTACCGCCGCACCTGCCCCTCGTCAACGGGGCGCACGGCCGCGTCATCCACACCTCGACCCGCCATGAACTGGTGCAGACACTGCACTGACACCCCCCCCGTGAAGCGAGCACGAACCTGCGGCCGGTAGCCGAGCCGGCCCGGATGTGGTTGCAGTCAGGCGGCGATGAGGTCTCTGAGTTCCTCCGGCCTCGGCGAGCGCGTCGATGCTGCCGTGCTCGCGAGCCGCCCGGACACCGTGGACGGTCCCGGGCAGGGCCGGAGGCGCCCAACGCGAGGGCGAAGGCGGAGAACGGGCCGTTGAAGGTCTCGCAGCCCCCTTCATGGACCATCGTGACGACCTTCCACCGGTCCGGGTCCGGGTCGCAGGGGAGGAAGAAGTGCTCGTCACCACTGTGGTCGTACCCCCACGAAATCAGCCCACCGGGTTCGGGGTGGAAGGAGTACGGGACATGCACGGAGTCCCCAAAGCTCAGGGCCTTGTCTCGACGCTCAGTGAACGTCTGGTGCGTCCTGCGCATGCGCTCCAGCAACGGGCTTGATCCACGCGGGTGGAAGACAACGAGTTCACCGGAGAGGGCCCCACTGCCGTAGGCATTGAGAAACGCCTTGAAGTCGCAGGGCAAAGCGGAACCTATGTACTGCTCGACTTCGTTCCAGTCGTCCGGGCCCGGTTGCCGGCCGACGGGCTCGCCCAGCAAGGTCTGCAACCCATCCAACGAGGACATGCACTGCTCCAAGACTGGTCAGTGGGGATCTGCGCCGCCAACTTAGCCGTGCCAAGCCGATGGGTCGAGTGGCTCAAGGACACCCCGACCGGCCCACCACCGGCAGCTCACGCCACAAGCGCCCCGGACGTGGGCCAGGTCGAGACGTCGGCTCACACCTCAGGGGCTCCCGTCTCCGTCAGCTCGCCGTCGGTCAGTCGCAGCCACCGGTTCACGCGGATCTCGTGGAGGAACCGCTCGTCGTGGCTGACCACCACGAAGGCTCCCTGATAGGAGTTCAGAGCGCTCTCCAGCTGGCCCGCGCTGACCAGGTCGAGGTTGTTCGTCGGCTCGTCCAGGAGCAGGAGGTGTGGGGCCGGCTCCGCGCACAGTACGCAGGCCAGGGTGGCGCGCAGCCGCTCGCCGCCGGAGAGCACCCTGACGGGCAGGTGGGCGCGGGCACCCCGGAAGAGGAACCGGGCGAGCAGATTCATCCGCTCGGCCTCCGGCCGCTCCGGGGCGTACTCGGCGAAGTTCTCGGCGACCGTACGGTCCAGGTCCAGCAGGTCGAGGCGCTGCGAGAGGTAGGCGATGCGCCCGTCGGCCCGCTTGATCTGGCTGCCCTCCGGGACCAGTTCGCCGTTGAGCAGACGCAGTAGGGTGCTCTTCCCGGCGCCGTTGGGGCCGGTCAGGGCGATGCGTTCCGGGCCCCGGATCGTCAGGTCGACACCGTGACCGGTGAACACGTCCTTGTCGCCGAGTCGGACGCGGAGCCGTTCGCCGAGGAACAGGTTGCGTCCGGCGGGCACGTTGGTGTCGGGCAGGTCCAGGGTGATGTGCTGCTCGTCCCGCAGTGTGCGACCGGCCTCGTCCAGCCGGGCCTTGGCTTCGCCAACCCGGTTGGCGTGCATCTGGCCGGCCCGCCCGGCGGACTCCTGCGCGCCGCGTTTCATGTTGCCGGCGAAGATGCGGGGCAGGCCGGCGTTCTTCAGGTTGCGGGCGGCGTTGCTCTGCCGGCGTTCGGCGCGTTCGCGGGCCAGTTGCATCTCCCGCTTCTCCCGCTTCAGTTCCTGTTCGGCGCTGCGGACGTTCTTCTCGGCGACTTCCCGCTCGGCCCGGACGGCCTCCTCGTACTCGGTGAAGTTCCCACCGTGGAAGCGGAGTTCGCCCCGGTCGAGTTCGGCGATGCGTTCCATGCGGTCGAGCAGGGCGCGGTCGTGGCTGACCAGGAGCAGGCAGCCGTTGAAGTGTGCCAGCACGTCGTAGAGCTTGTGCCGGGCGTCGAGGTCGAGGTTGTTGGTGGGCTCGTCGAGCAGCAGTACGTCGGGTCGCTTCAGCAGTTGGGCGGCGAGACCGAGGGACATGACCTGGCCGCCGCTGAGGGTGCTCAGAGAGCGGTCGAGGGCGAGGTCGGCCAGGCCGAGGCGGTCCAGCTGGGCGCGGGTGCGTTCTTCGATGTCCCAGTCATCGCCGATGGTGGTGAAGTGCTTCTCGTCGACGTCCCCGGACTCCACGGCGTCGATGGCCCGGATGACCGCAACGACGCCCAGCAACTCGGCGACGGTGAGATCGCCGGTCAGGGGGAGGCTCTGCGGAAGGTAGCCGAGGGTGCCGGTCACGGAGATCGATCCGGCGCCGGGCCGCAGGTCGCCGGCGACGAGCTTGAGCAGCGTGCTCTTGCCGGTGCCGTTGGGTGCGACGAGTCCGGTGCGGCCGGAGCCGAGCGTGAAGGACAGGTCCTGGAAGACGGGGGTGTCGTCGGGCCAGGTGAAGGACAGGTTCGAGCAGACGACGGAAACGCCGGACATGGAGGTGACCTCGTGAGGAGGGAGGCAGGAATGACACTTCTGCCTCGGTGGCAGACAGGGGAAAGAGGAACGACGACGAAGCCACGACGGCGGCGCTTCCGCGCACCGGCCGGTGGCCTGTCGGGTCCGGGTATCACCCGGAGATGTCGTCGTCCACCACCATGTCTGGTCTCCTCGACTCACGATCAGCTTCGGGCCAGTGTAAGGCATTTCCGACAGTGACCCATCGGACAGGCCCTGGCATCAGGGGTGTTGGGGCGGGGGCCGTGGCGCCGGTTCGCCTGACGGGATTCCGACGGGCAGGCCGTTGTGGGTGTGCGATGCCCTGGTCGAGGGCGGCCTTCAGGTTCTCCACGCCGCCCGTCAACAGGAGGATCAGCACACCGACTTGGATCCGGCGGAGGGCCGAGACCTCACGTTTGGCGTCCAGTTCGGGGGCGATCTCGCCCGATTCCCTGCATGTGGCGGATGCCCGTGGCGCGTTGGTCCTGCCCACGCTGCAGAGTTCGCGGGCCACCGCCCGCACGGCGTCCGTGGCCGTTCCCGGCTGTGACACCGCTACGTGCGGCGGACCGTACCCGCCCTGTTTCGCGGTGGCGGGCGAAGACCTTGTCGCGCCATGGCTCCACTGGGCGTGGCGCTCAGGTGAGGGAAGTGAGCCCCGTAGGCCCGGTCGGCGGCAGCACTCAGGCAGGGTCGCGCGTCTGGCGCAGTACGAGGGAGACGAAGCCCCAGGTGTCCCGGTAGGCGCGCAGCCATTCGGAGCGACGGGTCGTGGCTGTCCGGAGCACGTGCGAGCTGTCCGG
This window encodes:
- a CDS encoding GNAT family N-acetyltransferase — its product is MRPDDWHLTEDVDDFLARAGDFLRSRPALHTTPLTVIEKMRTRWADAFGAEATLFGQLESGDEVRAIFYRPPSHRLTLTPLSPEQAGSLAAHLADLGHPVSGVTADHDTATAFVETWQRHTGAASVPSWRGRLYRLGTLTPPKPRPDGRGRVVDPQDHEQLIRWCGEFVATVGEAPSIDAGSWADSRFADKHFTFWENPDGTPVSMAGSTSMVGGMIRVDPVYTPAHLRGHGYAGAVTVEVSRAALTAGATDVVLFTDPANPTSNDLYQRIGYVPVTDFTGYDFSYDAPEAGEEEPRNTTRLPSGS
- the abc-f gene encoding ribosomal protection-like ABC-F family protein — its product is MSGVSVVCSNLSFTWPDDTPVFQDLSFTLGSGRTGLVAPNGTGKSTLLKLVAGDLRPGAGSISVTGTLGYLPQSLPLTGDLTVAELLGVVAVIRAIDAVESGDVDEKHFTTIGDDWDIEERTRAQLDRLGLADLALDRSLSTLSGGQVMSLGLAAQLLKRPDVLLLDEPTNNLDLDARHKLYDVLAHFNGCLLLVSHDRALLDRMERIAELDRGELRFHGGNFTEYEEAVRAEREVAEKNVRSAEQELKREKREMQLARERAERRQSNAARNLKNAGLPRIFAGNMKRGAQESAGRAGQMHANRVGEAKARLDEAGRTLRDEQHITLDLPDTNVPAGRNLFLGERLRVRLGDKDVFTGHGVDLTIRGPERIALTGPNGAGKSTLLRLLNGELVPEGSQIKRADGRIAYLSQRLDLLDLDRTVAENFAEYAPERPEAERMNLLARFLFRGARAHLPVRVLSGGERLRATLACVLCAEPAPHLLLLDEPTNNLDLVSAGQLESALNSYQGAFVVVSHDERFLHEIRVNRWLRLTDGELTETGAPEV